The nucleotide sequence agttttaaaaaattaaaaaaaatttgccgagtgcccaaggcttacactcggcaaaataagttttttaaaataaaaaaatttgccgagtgccctccgtTAGGCTCTTGGCAAAATCTAACGGCAGGTGACCGCCgtcacgggccggccaccttttgccgagtgggacttttgccgagtgcctggcactcggcaaagccacctttaccgagtgctttattttgccgagtacggcactcgacaaaatattgCTTTGCCTAGTGCTCCaataaaaaacacttggcaaagtctCAGGTACTCAGCAAAGTACAGTTTTCTAGTAATGCTTGAAACAACACTTAAAGTACTTATCTGCACACATACGTATGAGTACTCGTATACAGTTCCCTGATTCAGAGACAACAAACAAGCAGTATGTTCATTTGGCTTTGGCTTATCgaaaacgatcgtaaatttttaaccggaacaatatttttctctcacataaaccagccagcagtacttcttcgtaaaccaaaccagccaaccgaacagccgAAGATGACCGAAGTTAGCCTGCAGACCGCTCTCTCTTGTCGATCGCATGGAAAATTTCAACTCGACTCCGGAATTGAGGCCAAGTCGACGTCGTGTTTTCGTTGTTGCATGCAGCTTTCCTGCGCACAATTTTGGAAAACTTTCGCGCCTTCTTCGAGAGGTTCGCAGCAGGTTCGCGACAGTTTCTGCTGCAGTTCAGACAAAGCGGCACCTTGATTTATACGGAGTACTCTCTTCGCCCAAGAATAAAAGCACAAAAAGGGTTTTGAACAGACAACTTCGTATAGCTTAAAATTATCCTTTTGCCCTTATAAAAGGCATCTGCTAGACTTTACGGTTCGCGGTGGGACCAGACGAGCAGTCCCCCGAGCTTCCGCATGCAGCGATGGCTCTcttggttttccttttttttaatgtcaactttttttttatttttgttgctccctAGGAGATCGATAGCCTTACAGCTGCCAGCTAGACCTTTTGTACAGCTAGATGTCAGACCCTATGTTAACGTTTATTTTGAGAAAAAATTTTAATTATAAATACgcttttattttgggacggagataGTACCCCTAAGAAAAACCTGGTAGTGTAGTACTCCGGCCTCGCTTGCGATCCCAAGGTTCCTGACTTTGGTTACCTACTGCTACCTTCTCAGCAAATTAAACATTTAAACTTCCTCTTAAAGTTGAATATTTTTTACTTTGACTAATGACTAAATAATTATATAGATTGGAGTTGGTGTTATTGTATTCATTATAAAACATATTTTTGTAACACAGAAAATATGTTCTTATAGATATTGGCTTTGTTTGTTTTCGTCCATTAATATTAGATATCAGGTATAGATATGGGATATAGATTAAATTGAAAGATCAAATTGAGGCGGTCAAACTTCTTTGCTATAAATCCATGTCTTTGATTAAACTATATCAGAGTCGTTGGATATTCGTTGTATCACAGACGGGTGAAACAACCGTATGAATGTTGGAGTATGTGATGAATTGTGACATCATGGACCGGTTATTACCTGTCTACGATGAAACATCATCACATCAGATGAGAGATTTCCATGTCTGTGATGAAGTTTAGGCTCGTCGTCCGCAAGTGGCATAGTGTGCTTTGTCTTTTGATCTATATAGTCGTAATAATTGTCCATTTTACTAGGGAAAATCTTCCGGGGCATCTTCCCGGATCTCTACCTTCCAGAGGAAGCTCCTTCGAAAGCGGTCAATTCTATGAAGAAGCCATTATTGCAAAGGGAATAATGTCAAATGGTAAATTTGTTGGGAGGCGAGGACAACTTTAACCAAGGTCTCTCTGCCAAACGATGAGAGAAGTTTGCCTTTCCTCAGGTAGCCACCCTCCAATTTTTGTCAATCAACACGACTGAACATGAATCCTTTAAGTTTCCTATCGTTGAGAGGTGATACGAGATATTTACCTAGAAAGCTTTGTGCTACTCTAAGagagtataattattgctaaaatAAGTAAGCTTTTTGTGACAAAAATAAGTAAGCTTTTATGTTGAGAtgaaggagagagaagagaagtaGGATGTAATTTTACAGCAAGTTGATGCCCAAGCTCTAAAAATTTGTGAGGAGAAAGTAGGTCATGGATGATGAAGCATGTTTTACTCGtactgttccaaattataaaacgtGTTGTCTTTTTGGGATTCATAGCTTTtgttatgcatttagatatacactatgtctagatgcatagtaatctagaaaagccaaaacgtcttattgccctgttcgcttggctgataagccatggctgaaagtactgttggctgatttattatgagagaaaaatattgttcgttggctgaaaaagtactgcttataagccaagcgaacagggcgatataatttgaaacggatggaGTAGTAGCTAGACAACTACTACATGAACAGGCTAATAAATGTATATGTAGCTAACAGTGGATTATATTAAGCTCAACCAAAAAACATGATAATTTAGGGGTTTGAAGATTATTCCCTCTTCCTATTAATCTGTCTATCTTAATTTTCATCTTGTATTTGAATCTTGTGAGAGAAGGAAGTAATAAAATATCCTTTTTTTTGCGACGAGTAATAAAAGATCCCTAGGCAGGAGCGCTTAAGTTTCCCTAAATTATGCTTGAAGAAGAAGTCTAGATTTGACACGCGATTAGTAGTACGCGCAGTAGCCACCGGCGGAATTTTTCAAATACACGTCGTGGCCTTCCCTTTCATCACTTCATCATcagaggaaaaaaaaagaaagaaaaacgtCCGAATACGGTAAAATTCGAACCCGACAGGGACGACGACCGTCGTGGAAACGCCGTGGACCGTGGCCGAAAAGCGCATCTGCATGCAGGCCATGCACAGCCGGGCCCACGGGCCAGCTTCTCGAAGCGCGTGCGCGGGGCGGCGGCCTAGCAAGCGCGCCACACCCAAAGGTTCCCGGGCCCGCCtgccagcagcagtagcagccgcCCTCCGCGTACGTACTACTGGATGAGCGCCTGCGCGACCCGGCCGGAAGCTTCTTCCCGCGTCCGGTCCTGCCCGCCACGTGGAGGCGCGGCATTGGTCCTTCCACGGCTGTTTGCGTCATCGATGCAGCTCGCCGGGGGGCGGGCGCTGCCGGCCACGTGGCGTTCCCGCGCTTGGCCTCTCtttcagggcctgtttggaatgccGGATTTTTCCCATTCTTGCGTTTTccctgtgaaattgaactgattcctgtgaaattcctgtgtagttcctgtgaaattcctgcgttccaaatagGCCCTTAATGGCAAGCCTGCAACGGGTTAGTAGGACGTGTAGCATCTGGTTCCAGTGAGATGATCAAGAACAGCTAGTGGTATAGTAAGGGgccgtttagttcccaaaaaattttACGCAGTACCTATCGtatcgaatcttgcgacacatgcatggagtgctaaatgtagacgaaaaaaaactaattgcacagctaggtgagaaatcgcgagacgaaactttcgaacctaattagtccataattagacactaattgccaaatacaaacgaaagtgctacaatagccaaaatccaaaaattttcggatctaaacgcgccctaattGTTGTCCAAAAAAAAACTAGTGCtagacttgttttttcagtcggaacaatatttttctctcacaataattcagccagaacagtgtttttcagctagtttcagccaagattcagaccagcgaacggagctATCGATGAcgtaaataaaaataataagaaaTTAATGAAGTGATGATGGACAGAGTGTTGGATTAGGCAAGCAGAGACGGGAGTGTTACATTTTTTTTTTGCAGTTGCAGTTTGCACGGACTGTATGTACATTGGTGTATATAGGCTGTGTTGTGTACGGCCTGATGGAATACATTTTGTTTCTAAAAATTATGACTAATTAAAAAAAATTACTCATAATACAAATCGTTATCTTGACCTCTTTGATCACTGCGATATTTGCACCTCTTCGATACAGACCAACGGATGAAGATGGCACACGTACTATAGTAGATttaatttgatttggaaaaagaaaattgATTTTATCACCGAAAGCTTCATACAGAGGGCAGTATGTGAATGAAAGACGTACGACGTCGCACCAGTAGTCAAGAAAACTGTATGATACGTACTCCTCTACTAATACCCCCGTTTTGAGATAAAAAAATATACGATTTTAAGGCTCGGTTTGGATGCTCCAGGGGGGTTATCAGAGTCTAGATAGCAGATAGTGATTTTCAAAATCCAGATTTTGGATACAAATAATCTAATCTGTTTGGATTCCCATGTTATATACTCTGGACAGTGGATGCACTGTACAAGCTAAATGTCTAAAATACCCCCGAGATGGTTTGTGGATAGGGTCGAAGCAAGGACAGAATTGTCTTTTGTCATCCTAAATCCCCAAGAAGCCCATGAAGAAGGGATATTGGATTATAGCCTTGGATTTCTCAAGCATATGGAAGAATCACTAGAAACCCTCCCGTTTGGATCTGATTCTTATTTTTTTATCGGACTATATAACCATatctggatccaaacaccccctaaagttTACCATGATCAGGTTAACTTAATTGAATTGGCTGAATTTATAAAAAAAGTTAATATTAACATTTTAGACTCAGAATAAATATATTAGCAAATTTATTAtatataataatatttatttagtatgataaatagtaTCAATACTTTTATTAAACAACTGTTCTAAGATTACATACATATATTCTTTCCGCGACCAAGGAAGGGCAATGTGTTTGGCATGCACGGCAAAAACACGAGGACTGCTTCTGGGGCAGTCGCGGACTCGCGAGGGGGTGGTGTCCTTCGTGAAAAGTACCGGCCCAGTGCGTGGCCGCTTCCTTCCTCACCCGCCGACCCCCACCCTATATATACTCGGCCCCTTGCATTCTCTCAGATCAAACCCACGGGACGAGAACAAACGACCCAGCACGACACGACTCGATTCCGATTCCAAATCCATCCGAGCGAACACCGCCAGACCCCAGAAATCAAAAGCCGCTGCAGATCCGTTTCGCGTCTACCAGAGGGACGACACCCGCCGGAACCGGAAGAGATGGACGCGTTCTActcgacctcctcctcctcgtcggggCCGTACGGCGCGGCGGCGTACGGCGGCGCCGGCTGGGGCTACGACTCGCTCAAGGACTTCCGCCAGATCACCCCCGCCGTCCAGACCCACCTCAAGCTCGTACGCCCCGCCGCCCTCCCGTTAgcgcttcttcttctcctccttctcgtcgtgcgtgcgtgcgtgcgtttcTCGCTCGTCGTCCCGGCCCTACGCCGGTGTTTCTCTGCATCGTCGCCGGTTTAATTGGCTTCGTTGGGGGTGGAATGTGGCAACGGATTCAGGCATTCGGGTGCCCTCGTAGTTCGATGGGTGCTATAATGATTATCTCACAGTTTCCATGGCGGTTTTCACATTTTTTTGGgggtattttttttttttgttacgaTTGGGCTCGGTGCCTCGGTCGTTCGCCTTCGTACGTGCCAATTTGCCATCCTTGCTTTGCGCCCTGTGTCTGTGTGGGCTGGTTTAGATATGTGCGCCCGGTGGTTTGGATTGCATCTCGCTGTTCGAATCGTTCAGATTGATTGTTTTGTCGGGTTCAAATTGTTCAGTTTAGTGCTGTGCTACAGTGAACAGCAGCGGGTTCTGTTGAGTACACACGGAATGTGAAGGTGATTCACGCAATTAGCCTTtagtattttattttttttatcagTTGTTGGTTTCGTGGGGATTTCCTTGCGCAATGGAATTTCGTCTGTTTATTATTTTCATCATCACAACCCCACGGTTTGCGTGTTGCTGTTGCTTAGGAATTTGTGATTCACGCGTGCTATATTTCTTGCGCTGAGAACTGCGAATGCCACCGATTGGTTGATTGCGTTGAGAACTGCGAATGCCACCGATTGGTTGATTCGTCATATAAGAACATGATTCGATTAGAATAATACAATATGTGATTGATATATAAAGTTTTTAGCAAGTCGATTCCATTCGTTGCATTTCGGTTATACTTTTATTTGTGCACCGTATTATGCTTGGTGCGATCTTGCAACCGTGTGATGTCACACGTCGTTCTGACGGCTGTTATTAATTAGTTAGTTGCTCGAGTAATGATAATTTAATTCAATTCAAATCTGACGATGGTTGTTGGTTTTGGTTTGGTTGCCTGCAGGTTTACCTCACCCTCTGCGTGGCGCTGGCCTCGTCGGCGGTGGGCGCTTACCTGCACGTCGTCTGGAACATCGGCGGCATGCTGACCATGCTCGGCTGCGTCGGCAGCATCGCCTGGCTCTTCTCGGTGCCCGTCTACGAGGAGGTTCGTTCGCCTCTCCTTCGTCAGTTGACTCTTGCGAGCTGTGCAGGCTCGCGAGCGACGAATTTGACACCCGAAAATGTCAATTGCGCCGTTTGCTGACCTTTTTTTTGGTCTCCCTCACACTGTGTGTTGCCCTGTTTGTCCGTGCGTGCGTGTGTGCAGAGGAAGAGGTATGGGCTGCTGATGGCGGCTGCCCTCCTGGAAGGGGCTTCGGTTGGACCCCTCATCAAGCTCGCCGTGGAATTTGACCCAAGGTAACAACGAACTTACCCAGCACTTGTCTCTCGGAAATTGCTTGCGCTGTGCGCTACTGCGTATATTAATCAAATGAAACACTACGAGTTTGATCATGCATGAGCGGATAAGTCGTACACCCGTATTGACAGCGACATACGTACTGCTTCTATGGGATGTGTGTGTTGCCTACTTGTCTCTCCTGCCAGTCGCTGTCTGCTTCTATTCAGAGCAGGAGATTTTGTGGCATGTACTGTAAAATTACAGTGCGATCTTCTCATAAGAATTTTTAATTTGCTTTCTGAGAACTGTCACTTTCAGTGAATCATCATGCATGATGTTATAGCTAGGCAATTCATCTCAAACAGACATGCGGCACATACATGCATGATGTTGTCACTAGTTATACTTCTTTATCCCAATTTTGGAGCTAAAGCCAGTAAAAAGTTTGCATGCCCCTGATAGGTTCAAAATTTCCGCACCTAGTTATAGAATTGATTTTGCCCTTTGTTTTGCTTTGCCTATTCATGCTTTACCCCTTTTGTCAAAAGGTGCACCACATGCATGTCGTAGCACTttttatttggaaaaagaaaagttgCTTCCTAATTGCTTGATAGGAACTAGGCATGGGTTTATTACGACATAAGAAATGAATTTAGGCGGCGTTTGGATGGAGGCCGGGATTGGGATTGGGATAGGGATTGGGATATTCCACCCTTCAAAGGGTAATATTGTATCCTAGCACTCCATTCTTTACGTCATTTGATCTTAGCCGTTCATTCGTTTCCCTATCCCTGCCCCACCCCCTATATCCCTATATGCAAACGTCACCTTAAGCATTGAGCAATTTTCTGAAGATGATCATCAGTCCTGAACATTTAGCTTGTGCATCCTCTCTTTGGATGGATGAATATACTATACTATTGCTAGCCTTGGGTAGCCTGAAATGTCTGGGCACTGTTACTTGCACTTGATGGTGTCGAAGTTCTTTATCTTGTTTCTTTTTATATTTTGGCATGATGAATTGATGTCTGTTTATGCTGAATCTCTATTGGGTTCACGGTGCCATCAAGAGAGGAATTTGTGGTTAAACTAGGCATGCATGATCAACTGATGCTTGTTAATGCTGAATTCAGAACTACATTCGTACTAGTTCAGAGTGCTATTACAGAGGCAGAGATTTGTGATTGAACTGTTGTTGCTGCTCAGGCTCAGcaatttttttgttttggtgCGCTGACTCAATCTTACCCTGTTGCTTGTGTGTTGTTTTTTCTCAGCATCCTGGTGACAGCGTTTGTGGGGACTGCCATTGCGTTCGCGTGCTTCTCTTGCGCGGCCGTGGTGGCCAAGCGCAGGGAGTACCTCTACCTCGGTGGGCTGCTCTCTTCTGGGCTCTCCATCCTGCTCTGGCTGCAGTTCGCCGCCTCCATCTTTGGCCACTCCACTAGCAGCTTCATGTTTGAGGTGAGAGACGTGCTTCTACCTGCTGTTGGATGACCATTGTAGTAGTAGACCTTGggcatgcatgaagagctaaccTGTGAGATGCAGGCGGCTTAACTTGAATCTTGAATGCTTGAATCCTTGCAGGTTTACTTTGGGCTGCTCATCTTCCTGGGGTACATGGTCTACGACACGCAGGAGATCATCGAGAGGGCGCACCACGGCGACATGGACTACATCAAGCACGGCCTCATCCTCTTCACCGACTTCGTGGCTGTCCTTGTCCGCATCCTCATCATCATGGTGAGCTACTAGCCTACTACTGATGGGCCCTCGTCATGGATTACCTTACCATGAACTGTTGTCGGATTGGTGGAGTTTGTTCATGACTTCTCTCTGCTTGGTGTTGATGTCTGATTGACTGACTGAACTGTGCATGCAGCTCAAGAACGCGGCTGACAAGTCGGAGgacaggaagaggaagaagaggtcgTGAGTGATGTCGTTCTCACCTGCAACACTGAAGGCACGGACTGCCTGCTGCTACGtacgagtatatatatatatacacacacacactacaATATGAATGGAAGCTCCCACATATATAGGAGTAACTGGGTTCTTGTGGTGGAACTGAAAGAACTGAAAGtgtttctttggttttagtttgttagttGTCATGTGAATGAATCTGGTAAGGTTTGGTTGCATGTACGATACGAGCTCTGCAACAAATTGGATCTGCATGCCGGTGTTTGCTGGCCTGAAAACTCTCTAGATGGAATGCAATTAGGATGCTGCCATTGCACAGTCCAATCCTGTGTTCCATTCCATGTGATATCGTGACTGCCACGCGTTTCTGGTGGCTGGAACGCGTCGCCTGTCACGAGCTAGCGCACCAGAGTGCTCGCTGATGATGCGGTGAAATTGATTGAGGAGCACGCGCCACGCCACGGCCAGTCGGCCACGGAATAACCAAATCCAgcttgctggctggtttggtatgagaaaAATATACcgttctagcttataatccacgatcgtatataagcaagcaagcgaacaggcttggTAGCAGCACCGACGATTAGTGTCAGTAATAATAACCGTCCACCTGCCTACCTTGGATAAACATTTCCCGCTAAAAAAAGAAAATGTAGGGAAGCAGAGTCGCAGACAGAGCAACGCGAGTCATGGAGCGCCCCCAATGTTTTACAATTTAGtcctttttttaaaaagaaaatttATGTTTGGCCCTCTAGAAAACGTAAACTCATTTTTGGACCTTGGGGTCAGCGTCAACACTCATGGcgtcgaggtaacacgtctcgacgccacagatcttggctccgaggtgcCTGACCGTGCACAGCAGGACATTCTAGGTGGCGTTGACGTGGCCAGTACctcggcgccagaatacatggcgccgaggtcagcgccaagatctgtggcgccgacatGATCTGTGGCACCGAcctcggcgccatgtattctgacgcTGAGCATGGATTCTAAACCCACGGCCAAGTCTCCCTTGCCGAGGCTGctctcatttcttcctcctccctctcggttTCTTCTTCTCCCTAACCCGCCCAATTTCTTGAATCGACGAATTTGACCTTGGAGTATCTAAACTAACTCAATCAAACTAACTCCATTAAAAAAAACTAAAGAAAAAAAACCTGAGAGCCGAGGGAGCCGGTGGGGGGTTGCGCGGGGGCGTCGCCAGACTCGGGCGCCGGTGCCCCGCGCGGCCGACGGGGACGCCGGGGAGAAGCAGGGGCCGCCCTCGCCGCCGGTGCGCGCGGAGGAAGCTCTGGGGCGACGAGGGTGGCTGAGGGAGTGGATGGGGGAGCGAGGGAGGCGACCGACGCTCGGGGGACGGCGGGCGGCGACCTGCTGCTGTGGAGCGGGCGGCAACGGGCGGAGGAGGCacgggcgacgacggcggcggtgagAGAGAGACAGAGCGCGAGAGAGAGAGCTGCGGCCACACGCGGTTAATGCATgctcggcgccagaatacatggcgcctaggtcggcgccatgtattctggcgccgagGTATCGGCCACATCAACGCCACCTAGGACGGTCAGGCACCTCGGAGTCAAGATCTgtgacgccgagacgtgttacctcggtgCCATGAGTCTTGATGCCGATCCCAGGATCAAAGATAAGTTTATGTCTCTCGGGGGTAACAAACGTAAATTTTGTTTAAAAAAAggtcaaattataaaaaattggTTACTTGAGACGCCTCCACACCTGTCCAGTTGTCCTGTCCATCGTCGCCCCCGCGACTTGGAGTTCACTTGGAGCAGAGGGCAAAGGCGACGGGCTCACGGGGGGCAGCGCAAGCCGCAAAACCCACCTcgcgcgccccgccgccgccgctcgccggagGTAAGCCCCCGCCCCTCCCACCCTccccccctctcctctctctctcgtcCTGCGTCCGCGAAATGGTCTCTGCGATGCTTTAATTTCCCCGCGCGCTAACGAGGAAACCCCCAAACTCCAAGCCGTCCCACCGGGCCCCCGTGGGAGGGAAGCGGATCGCTGGAGAATGCGGGTTCCCTCGCTCTTCTATCCGGTGATCGGGGCCGCGCGGAGGGGTTTGCGCCTCTGAAATTTGGGCTTCGTCCGATCTCATTGGGGTTTTGGTGGGGTTTTCCATTGGGTGGTGGCCACGCGTGGATGGTGCTTCCGTGCGTCAGAAGTTAATTTGTAGCCCAAACCATGAGCGGTGTGGTGTTTGGTTCCAGTGCAAGCGGAAATGCCCTTGTGATTGTTGCTGTTCTCGAGTCCTATAGATATAGATCGACTAAGACTGGTGACTTAGTTTTTGTAGGATCCTGTTTTTCTGATGATTGATGCATATGTCATGTGTGTGCTTCTATGTGTACTGTCGAATCTAGTTTATGTGCCAATTGGGGACAATTAGGTGGCTACCACCTTTGCATCCCATTCACTGAACAGCTTGCTATCTGCTAGTTCATGGATTTTGCAGCCAGACCTTTGCTTATGTGCTTTGGTTATGCTCGTGGTCTGAATTCTGGTGTCTCTGATGGAGGATCGTTCATTCTTATGGTCTAGTATCTGCATCATAGTACTCTGTGATTTCCGTACTTTCTAGATTTGGAGTTGTACATATTATTAGTGGGTCAGAGGAAGTATGTTTCAGTGCTCTCGGATTTCCTTACTAGTCTTATGTCACTGAGTTTTGATACGTCAATATAACCTTTAAGAATATGCCTGCTTGTCCCCCCATATTTTCAAGCTAACTGCAACTTCCTTTTTTTGGATTAGTGGTACTTTGATCTCATACAGATTATGCAGCATAAGGTTATTTATTTACTTAAAAGAAAATTCCAAGTATAAATAAATGGGATTAATGTCCAGCGGATTTATTAAAACTTAGTGTTGACTGTTAAGTGTTAACATGGTGTGTGTGCGCCATTGCATGTGATTGGTTATATATCGTTGCTTCCTATTCCGCTAAACATCACGGTTCCTAGAATCTAGAAGTATTGAGTCGGGCGTTGTGGCTGCGATGCCTAAAACCTAATCATGGTTGTGATTCTGCCTTCAAAACCCGAATATGAATATAAGTTTACCATTCTCATTCTTTTTGCTTGTACTTGTACATCCTTTTTAACATAATCTTGGGTGTGCCGCGTCACCTACACTACAGCCTGACCTCACAGCATTTATGTTTTTTCACTTGTGAACTTTTGGTGCATCCGATCTTATCAGGTTTGGAAATTTCATGGGGTTTCAATTGGGTGGCGATGCGTGGGGACTGGGAAGTGGCCCCTTACATTAGAAATTTGTAGTCAAATGCATGTGCACTGGGGTATTTTATTATACAGGAAGCTGAAATGCCTTGTTATCTGTGGCTTGCTTTCTAAAGTGCTAGATTCACTAGATTGGTGTAATAGTTTTGGGCCCAGAAGTTGTATACTGTCTTCAGTAATTGGTCATTATTTATGGAATAGGAATAATCTGTAGTTAGTAGTCTCCACTTGCCATTGAAATCTGAGAGTATGATCAAGAATTAAGAGTGCTGCAGTAGCATGTTGTATCAGCTTCAGCAACCTTAAGGAAACAATAAATTGCATTGACTTAaatgtttgatgtgagagaagtaTTTTACATATCATACTGCTAGAATATAGACAGGCTGTTTGCAATACATAGTTCTTTTTGCATGAACTTCCTTTCTTTCAGGCATAAGACATAGGTGGCCAGGCGCTGCCCCATTGTAGTTTAATTTACTTGTAGTTCAGTAAAAAGGAAAGCCAGTGGCGGCTTAGTTAaaatagacaaaaaaaaatttaCTTGTCTCTATTTTCTTTGCCTAAACCTTCTGCGCCTGTTGCACTTTCTTTTTTTTCCAATAGAAATATTCATGATGAGGAAAATGTTCACAATGTACCTGTATTCATTTCGAGTGTCAAAAGCTAGCGATGCAATTATGCAACTAACAGACAGTTCTTTTATATGCTTCGGGGCATGAGAACTTAATGCAGTTTTGTATAATGCCCTGATTTTGAAAATTTGAAACAAGTTATGCATATGCTTATTCTTTTTATTTGTCATTCTATTGACCAGAGCTATCATTCAAAAACTAGCAAAGATGGTACAATGTACTCAACCTCCTCCCCAGTTAAAGCTTCCAG is from Miscanthus floridulus cultivar M001 chromosome 7, ASM1932011v1, whole genome shotgun sequence and encodes:
- the LOC136462636 gene encoding bax inhibitor 1-like; its protein translation is MDAFYSTSSSSSGPYGAAAYGGAGWGYDSLKDFRQITPAVQTHLKLVYLTLCVALASSAVGAYLHVVWNIGGMLTMLGCVGSIAWLFSVPVYEERKRYGLLMAAALLEGASVGPLIKLAVEFDPSILVTAFVGTAIAFACFSCAAVVAKRREYLYLGGLLSSGLSILLWLQFAASIFGHSTSSFMFEVYFGLLIFLGYMVYDTQEIIERAHHGDMDYIKHGLILFTDFVAVLVRILIIMLKNAADKSEDRKRKKRS